A section of the Pseudorasbora parva isolate DD20220531a chromosome 2, ASM2467924v1, whole genome shotgun sequence genome encodes:
- the si:dkeyp-72e1.9 gene encoding syntaxin-binding protein 4 isoform X6 — translation MGPYGVDRAVHSMEFTDCENGLGIKVIGGVKELTGEEYGVYVKRILPGGLASSDGNLQPGDQILEVNGESLIGVTSERAVDILRSASSTNHMRLLIARDEEARREFSELLEKYGSNGSTGSTRNSPIQQTGRYLDSTSSGSSSRSQSPLLLSPAGSQSNYNNTGPLLRSLSHPGEGVIQLISIARSCSLGITIGGGSNRPDGPAVFILEVLSGGDCHRDGRLRPGDQLIAINKESLIGVTYEEAKSVLNKVKFSQEPVVDIAFIPGKGPFSNSPLLHNGVQRVGNGYNPSRLKVHVRSPEMRQEETVPVLSSSLEICPPDIQVSASNAQRPATVSKPKISLDPHIRLKSEKLDLALSYLGLDVTDEKRRQLRESLTTDPQGTVAYGDFVEATRSVYQEKLEEAGLGQGPFMFSYQEAASLMDTSAFHSPTYESECSYSSEELEEFQTEVKQLQLQMKQLKVLLKDTEDSKKTLEEELQKTAEMKQKATATVEENKCLKSKLQVAEAVQRQTNSAEQDYEEVIQLLEAEIKDLKNQLAGKKQRGLEATKEDVMDLNRRLTVIDSQLRKSELTRKHLEISNKKLLGFAQNVHKVLTNTSLFGIENGSARASPAADSPDSPSPIPDPACQLAAEAKELVDGVCSLCTEDHTLPQYVEGCVVKAEEDCDSDLIQWPQPPVLGPTVERRGL, via the exons GAAATCTGCAACCTGGAGACCAAATCTTGGAGGTGAATGGTGAAAGCTTGATTGGTGTGACAAGTGAACG AGCGGTGGACATACTTAGATCAGCATcctcaaccaatcacatgcGCCTTCTCATAGCCAGAGATGAGGAAGCCAG GCGAGAATTTTCAGAGCTCCTTGAAAAATATGGCTCGAATGGAAGCACGGGATCTACCAGGAATTCTCCTATTCAGCAAA CAGGCAGATACTTAGACAGCACATCATCAGGGTCTTCGTCCAGATCTCAGAGTCCTCTATTGCTTAGTCCTGCTGGATCTCAGAGTAATTACAACAACACAGGACCATTGCTACGCTCCCTAAG TCACCCAGGTGAAGGGGTGATTCAGCTGATATCAATAGCTCGCTCCTGCAGTCTGGGTATTACTATTGGAGGCGGCTCCAACAGACCTGATGGCCCTGCGGTTTTCATCCTGGAAGTTTTGTCTGGAGGAGACTGTCATCGG GATGGACGGCTCAGACCTGGAGACCAGCTTATCGCCATTAACAAGGAGTCGTTGATAGGCGTCACATATGAGGAGGCCAAAAGTGTGCTAAATAAAGTGAAATTCAG TCAGGAACCAGTGGTGGATATTGCCTTCATCCCAGGAAAAGGACCCTTTTCCAACAGCCCGTTGTTGCATAATGGGGTTCAGAGGGTTGGGAATGGATACAACCCCAGCCGGTTAAAGGTTCATGTCCGATCTCCTGAG ATGCGACAAGAGGAAACAGTTCCAGTGCTTTCATCCTCCCTGGAAATCTGCCCTCCAGACATACAGGTTTCAG CCTCCAATGCACAGAGACCAGCCACTGTTTCCAAACCCAAGATCTCACTGGACCCTCACATACGGCTCAAATCAGAGAAGCTTGATCTG GCTCTGTCATACCTGGGTCTTGATGTCACAGATGAGAAGAGGCGGCAGCTCAGAGAGAGTCTCACTACAGACCCTCAGGGAACGGTCGCTTATGGAG ACTTTGTAGAAGCCACCCGCAGTGTTTATCAAGAGAAGCTGGAGGAGGCGGGACTGGGACAGGGGCCCTTTATGTTCTCCTATCAGGAAGCAGCTAGTTTGATGGACACCTCTGCCTTTCATTCCCCA ACCTATGAGTCAGAGTGCAGCTACAGCAGTGAGGAGCTGGAGGAGTTTCAGACTGAAGTCAAACAACTCCAGCTGCAAATGAAACAACTCAAA GTGTTACTGAAAGACACAGAAGACAGTAAGAAGACTCTTGAGGAGGAACTGCAGAAGACTGCTGA GATGAAACAGAAGGCCACGGCCACAGTGGAGGAGAATAAGTGTCTGAAGAGTAAGCTCCAGGTAGCAGAGGCTGTTCAGAGACAGACTAACAGTGCCGAACAAGACTACGAGGAGGTCATTCAGCTCCTGGAGGCTGAAATTAAAGATCTGAAGAACCAGCTAGCCGGAAAGAAACAGAGAGGACTTGAGGCTACTAAG GAGGATGTGATGGACCTGAACAGAAGGCTCACCGTCATTGACAGCCAGTTGAGAAAGTCTGAACTCACACGGAAACACTTGGAGATTTCCAACAAAAAGCTCCTTGGCTTTGCTCAG AATGTCCACAAAGTTCTCACCAACACAAGCTTATTTGGGATTGAAAATGG GAGCGCACGGGCATCTCCAGCGGCTGACAGCCCCGACTCACCCTCCCCGATCCCCGACCCCGCCTGCCAGCTCGCAGCTGAGGCCAAAGAGCTTGTGGATGGTGTCTGCTCACTTTGCACTGAGGATCACA CATTACCGCAGTACGTAGAGGGATGCGTTGTGAAGGCTGAAGAGGACTGTGATTCAGA CCTCATTCAGTGGCCACAACCTCCTGTCCTCGGTCCTACAGTAGAGCGGAGAGGTCTGTAG